The following proteins are co-located in the Solanum pennellii chromosome 8, SPENNV200 genome:
- the LOC107028444 gene encoding suppressor protein SRP40-like — translation MATRAREPAPAGKEKRGTSPIHHQRSTTNTSKTTSTVRKQTDSTLTTSSLNKNVPSYLKPTITQAKKSASSGDLHNSHSTKTSNLARRRSFDNKPPLHSSSPKTRISPSPKERIPRSSSSLSTKTSTSQKPLLDRLSKTTTSKDAIGKQRGAGLNSRPVTKRKTTTTTTRKHDSASGSTTKASVTANSPDIAQNVLSHEGEQSEPEDHQELTTHETEKETTISDNEMIADSDAGEHENDNENENDSATEDHIEELSNENVNSAELKDINAPDESATLVENPETKIEEPEEINNEPNEPDLSEKEKEETVINATEENQESKEEDEETNQEKETPIVEETESLSPKQAEVGVEETTEAEPVKNTNVASSKSLHHVVQGKNNESVVSNNVIEETATKLREQRKNKVRALAGAFETVISRQDHK, via the coding sequence ATGGCAACAAGAGCAAGAGAGCCAGCTCCTGCAGGGAAGGAGAAGAGAGGAACATCACCAATACATCACCAAAGAAGCACAACAAACACATCAAAAACAACATCAACTGTTAGAAAACAAACTGATTCAACATTAACAACTAGTTCCTTGAACAAGAATGTTCCTAGCTACCTCAAACCAACAATTACTCAAGCTAAGAAGTCTGCATCTTCAGGTGACCTGCACAACAGTCACAGTACCAAAACTTCTAATCTAGCTCGAAGAAGATCATTCGATAATAAGCCTCCCCTGCATTCTTCCTCACCAAAAACCCGAATTTCCCCCAGTCCTAAGGAGAGAATTCCTCGTTCATCGTCTTCTTTATCAACCAAGACTTCCACTTCCCAGAAACCCCTTTTGGATAGATTATCAAAAACTACTACTAGTAAGGATGCCATTGGCAAACAACGCGGTGCTGGCCTAAATTCTAGGCCAGTGACCAAAAGAAAGACGACCACAACCACAACCAGGAAGCATGATAGTGCTAGTGGTTCAACTACAAAAGCATCAGTAACAGCAAATTCTCCAGATATAGCTCAGAATGTCCTTTCTCATGAGGGTGAACAGTCAGAACCAGAGGATCATCAAGAACTAACAACTCATGAAACGGAAAAGGAAACCACCATAAGTGACAACGAAATGATTGCTGATTCTGATGCAGGGGAGCATGAGAATGACAATGAAAATGAAAACGATTCAGCCACAGAGGATCATATTGAAGAACTTAGTAATGAAAATGTAAACAGTGCTGAATTGAAGGACATCAACGCTCCGGATGAATCAGCCACACTAGTGGAAAATCCAGAAACCAAAATTGAAGAACCAGAAGAAATCAACAATGAGCCTAATGAACCTGATTTATCagagaaggaaaaagaagaaaccgTTATAAATGCAACAGAGGAGAATCAAGAATCGAAAGAGGAGGACGAAGAAACAAACCAAGAGAAAGAAACTCCCATAGTAGAAGAAACTGAAAGTCTCAGTCCCAAGCAAGCTGAAGTCGGTGTAGAAGAAACTACAGAAGCAGAACCAGTGAAAAATACGAATGTAGCATCATCAAAATCTCTACATCACGTGGTGCAAGGTAAGAATAACGAATCTGTGGTTTCAAATAATGTAATTGAAGAGACTGCAACCAAACTTAGGGAGCAAAGGAAGAACAAAGTGAGAGCACTGGCTGGTGCTTTTGAAACTGTCATCTCCCGGCAAGACCACAAATGA